The Salvelinus namaycush isolate Seneca chromosome 5, SaNama_1.0, whole genome shotgun sequence genome segment GATGTATGGTGTGAACCATTCTATTGAGGTTATGCCACAGCATctaaatcgggttgaggtcaggactctgactgggccactccagaaggcgtattttcttctgttgaagccattctgttgttgatttacttctgtgttttgggtcgttgtcctgttgcatcacccaacttctgttgagcttcaattggcggacagatagccttacattctcctgcaaaatgtcttgataaacttgggaattcatttttccgtcgatgatagcaagctgtccaggccctgaggcagcaaagcagctccaaaccatgatgctcccttaACCATACTTAACAGTTGACGTTTTGATGTTGgcgtgctgtgcctttttttctccacagtgttgtgtgttccttccaaacaactcaactgtagtttcatctgtcacagaatattttgccagtagcgctgtagaacatccagatgctcttttgcaaacttcagatgtgcagcaatgttttttttggacagcagtggcttcttccgtggtgtcctcccatgaacaccattattgtttagtgttttacgtatcgtatactcgtcaacagagatgttagcatgttccaaagatttctgtaagtctttagctgacactctaggattcttcttaacctcattgagcattctgcgttgtgctcttgcagtcatctttgcaggacggccactcctagagagagaagcaacagtgctgaactttctacatttatagacaatttgtcttcccgtggactgatgaacatcaaggcttttagagatacttttgtaaccctttccagcttatGTAAGTCAACTACTCTTAttcttgggtcttctgagatctcttttgtttgaggcatgtttcacatcaggcaatgcttcttgtgaatagcaaactcaaattttttTGAGTGTTTTTTattgggcagggcagctctaaccaacatctccaaacttgtctcaatgattgtactccaggttagctgactcctgactccaattagcttttggagaagtcattagcctaggggttcacatactttttccaacctacactgtgaatgtttaaatgatgtattcaatatagacaagaaacatacaataatttgtgtgttattagtttaagaagAATGTGTTTATATGttgttatgaccaatttatgcagaaatccagatcATTCttaagggttcacatactttttcttgccactgtacatctTTATAATGCTTGTGGTTAGCTTTCAATGGATCCACCACTTGAGGCTGGTTCCAAGTCCCacgggctgtggcggtcatgaaattttgtcagccggtgattgtcaagcaaataacagCCGGTCTAACGATAATTGACAGTTAATTAACATTAACACATTtaacatctcctggcttccacacatagcctacaagctactggtgcagacctttggaacatctacattttaaaaagtctaataaatctatgtaatatagcctacaccatcacaataaatccatgatttattttcgacaggtctaaagaaatatgatatgaagaaaatgtagtctctTTCAGAttaacagaatagcatactctgagttgtccttatgataggtcctgatctggctatgccatatggctgtgggctacactagttcatttagcagacatgatttgcttagaattctgtggTATTATTTTATATTACAAAGAATACCATTGAACATAGcttaataaaatagaaaggatattttttccaaacgatttgagggagtgtgcacatgcggctactctgtgttgagtggttaacaaagaaacaggtaatCCTatttgcttaatttagagttatttatgtagTTGTGATTcaaacattgggctatatgttttgctttttaatacattctaaggctgcaagAAGTAACTAATGATGATTAGAAAAAAGTTGCACACGATACACACCAACCCAATCCTTGCATATCTAGATGGGGGTTGGGAGTTGGGTAGAGATGTTAAAGATGTTTACCAGAGTGCCGTTGAAGTGGCCGGGGGCCTTGTACCAGGCCTTGGAGTTGCCGTTCGTACACACACAGGTATGGTCCATCAGGCCATTGTAGTACACAAAGCATTTCCCTGGAGAACAATGAAGACATACATAATGGATTGAGCACTGTGGTTTAGAGAGAGGACAGCGGAATGGTAGGTTACATTGATTATTGTCTTATTACCTTTGGGAAAATGACTTTTCTGAGCCTGGAGTCTGATCTTGACAACAtccagagatatatatatagtcagtgtatgtgtgtgtaggggagGGTTCCCGTGCTCACCAAACAATGACGTCAGGAGAGCCCCTGAGCAGGAAGCCAACATCTGTTGAAATGGAGTAATGCCATTGGTCGACGGGCACAGGATTTTTACCAGAATTACCACTCATCTTGCCTAAGAAAGATATTCAAAACAACATTTGATTCAGTTGTTGTTATGAACATTTAATTGACCAATAAATGATTGTTGAATTCTGGCCAGTGACAATTTGTAATCATTATGTTTACCTCAGAGAAGCTTCTTGCTATGCTAGCTATATTGCAGGAActagaagctagctagctaacttatttATCTAGCTACTCTAGATAAATAAATAACTACACAGTGAACAAGTAGTCTTGCTCTTTGTCAGCGACGGAATCCAAACCAATCCCATTTTAAATGTGATGTCCCGGTATTCTTATAGCTCGTATCTGCGTACATGTGCTTCATGGGGCAATTCCACAATACATGGCTTCATTCAACTAGATAAAGTGAAATAAGAATAGCTAGTTTACCCAACATTACATTTGTAAAAGTATTTAGACTTTCAGCAGAGCACATTCTTGGCACAAGGAGATCCAGCACATGGTTACAGCTacactagctaactaactaaataCCTATAAATATGACAAATTCCAATTTCTCAATAAATTATTCGTTAAGGATAAAGTCATCAGTTACTTGCTTGATCAATTTTTACTTTTAAAAAAGCCAGAAAAAATATGTGGAAACATCGCATTCGAAAGCAATGATAACTTTCAGCAACCACACCCCCTTTTTTGGAATGACGGGATTTTTCGAAGCGGGAAAGAACATAGAACGTCTATGGCACAACAAAATATTATGGCAACAGAGTAATCTTAGCGGAACCAAAACAATTTAAAGATACTACTGAACTTTTGTGAAAATCGGTTGTAACAAATGTCAATTTACGGAAATATATTGTTTTACAAGACCACAGGTATATATGAACTTTTAGCCAGTGagttagcaagctaacgttactaattagctaacgttagttagctggCAGATTCCACTCCCTGTAGTTTAAAAAACAGGCTGTAAAAACAAAGTTTAAATTGCCGTGGTACGGGTTTGTTGTTTGCTTGTGCTAGCTAGGGTCTTTTCGTTTTCTTTGAAGTCCTATTTTTCATTTTAAACTTCTCTAACTATGTCAATATTTACATTAACGTTACTCCTTAAacttatttttgttttatttttaaagctAACGATTTTATGCAGTTTAGCTAGATAACGTTACAACGGTTAACGTTAGCATCCATTAACTCAGTTTGTAAACATGTCTATTGCTTACAACACAGGAGAATACAAGGatattctattctcctctcaaATTATATTGAATAAGATGAAATCTAGACGCACCCAAAAGTCTACAAAACCCCGTTTACAAGGTAAGGGATATTTTTTAACATGTAACTAGCGAACGTTATTACTACATTGTTGATGAGCCTTATCTTCAAGAAAGTTCCGTCAAAAATTGAAACTAACTGAAACTAGCTACTTTTTCAGACCCCAAACTCGCTGATAAGGGGCACAAGTCAGCATCGAAGAGCCATGCCAAACCACCATGTGAATCTTATCCTGCCCCAAAAAAGCCTTTCACTGGGAAACTATTCTACTTAGATTTGCCATCAAACAGAAGAGCAGAGACATTAGAGAATGATATCAAACGGTTTGGAGGGGTAAGTGAATATTTGTTTACATCTGTTAGCATTTTACATAATGACAGACTGTAAAGTATTATAGCACATTGAATGTGGATGATACAGTTATCAGCTTGCCTGCCTTTAACAAAAGGGGATAATCATTCCTGAGCCAGCGAGATAGGGCATTCAAATTGACAGGTTGTGTGAATTGTTAATAAGGTGTTGTGTTGACATACTGCTGATCATGGACCATTTTGAAGAGAAATGACAACTTGCTGCCTTTCACACCAATGTGGCTACTGTCTACTTACTGTGGAGGAGAAGTGGCTTTCAGTCTTTTGGAACATAACTCTTCTAGTGATTGCTTCTGTCTTGTTACCGGAGTTCTCTCTGGTTGACTCCTATTGATACAATATACATACAGTAAGTTATTGTCCATTTACATAGAAATTCATTTTGTGAAGTCAGCATATAAACACTACACTATAATACATGTAGTACGGAAAACATTGGAAAGTTAGTACTCAAGTCACACATATTTAAAGTCTGCGGCTTAACTGTCCGACCATGTATAGGGCCTGCATCTGTCCTATGTTCCACTGTTCAGCAACCTGATAGCTGACGCAATCAAGCACAACCTGCTCCTATTCTTGCTGAACAGTGGGGCCTATATCTCCTTCCGAAGTGCAGCAGCTCAAAACGTTGTGCAAGATTGTGCATGTGGGGTCCTCATAGAGGCCCGGAAGCCCCTTGCACTGCTGCCCGCTGTCATTTCTCTCTTTTCACCACCGTTTTAAATACAGTATTTGATTAATACTCTGGCCCAGGATGGACCTTGTGTGTTCTCccccaaatcaaagtttatttgtcacgtgcgccgaatacaacaggtaccttacaggaaaatgcttacttacaggttctaaccaatagtgcaaaaaaggtgttaggtgaacaataggtaactaaagaaataaaacaacagtaaaaagacaggctatatacagtagcgaggctataaaagtagcgaggctacattcagacaccggttagtcaggctgattgaggtagtatgtacatgtagatatggttaaagtgactatgcatatatgataaacagagagtagcaccaGCGTAAAAAGAggtgcacacaatgcaaatagtccgggtagccatttgataaccagttcaggagtcttatggcttgggggtaaaaactgttgagaagcctttttgtcctagacttggcactccggtacggcttgccatgcggtaatagagagaacagtctatgactggggtggctggggtctttgacaattagggccttcctctgacaccgcctggtgtagaggtccttgatggcaggcagcttagccccagtgatgtactgggccgtacgcactaccctctgtagtgccttgcggtcagaggccgagcaattgccgtaccaggcagtgacgcaaccagttaggatgctctcgatggtgcagctgtagaaccttttgaggatctgaggacccatgccaaatcttttcagtttcctgagggggaataggctttgtcgtgccctcttcacgactgttttggtgtgtttggaccattctagtttgttgttgatgtggacaccaaggaacttaaagctctcaacttgctccactacagccccgtcgatgagaatgggggcgtgctcggtcctccttttcctgtagtccacaatcatctccttagtcttggttacgttgatgGATAGTTTGTTATTCTGCCACCACccggccagatctctgacctcctccctataggctgtctcatcgttgtcggtgatcaggcctaccactgttgtgtcgtctgcaaacttaatgagggtgttggagtcgtgcctggccatgcagtcgtgggtgaacaggaggggactgggcacgcacccctgtgtagctccagtgttgaggatcagcgtggcagatgtgttgctacctaccctcaccacctggggcggcccttcaggaagtccaggatccagttgcagagggaggtgtttagtcccaggatccttagcctagtgatgagctttgagggcgctatggtgttgaacgctgatctgtagtcaatgaacagcattctcacataagtgttccttttgtacaggtgggaaagggcagtgtggagtgcaatagagattgcatcatctgtggatctgtttggacggtatgcaaattggagtgggtctagggtttctgggataatggtgttgatgtgagccattaccaacctttcaaagcacttcatggctacggacatgagtgctacgggtctgtggtcatttaggcaggttgcctttgtgttctcgggcacagggactatggtggtctgcttgaaacatgttggtattacagactcagtcagggacatgttgaaaatgtcagtgaagacactttccagttggtcagcacatgcccggagcacacgtcctggaaatccgtctggccccgcagccttgtgtatgttgacctgtttaaaggtcttactcacgtcggctacggagagcgtgttcacacagtcgtccggaacagctgatgctctcatgcatgccttaGTGTTGTTTTCCTCGACccaagcatagaagtgatttagctcgtctggtaggcttgtgtcactgggcagctcgcggctgtgcttcgctttgtagtctgtaatagtttgcaagccctgccacataagatgagcgtcggagccggtgtagtatgattcaatcttagccctgtattgacgctttgcctgatggttcgtcgcagggcatagcaggatttcttgtaagcttctgggttagtgtcccgcaccttgaaagcggcagctctaccctttagctcattgcgaatgttgcctgtaatccatggcttctggttggggtatgtactagaggtcgaccgattatgatttttcaacgccgataccgattattggaggaccaaaaaaagccgataccggttatgccaatttttttatttgtaataatgacaattacaacaatactgaattaacacttattttaacttaatataatacatcaataaaataaatttagcctcaaataaataatgaaaaatgTTCTATTTGGTTGAAATAAtgaaaaacaaagtgttggagaagaaagtaaaagtgcaatatgtgccatataagaaagctaacgtttaagttccttgctcagaacatgagaacatatgaaagctggtggttccttttaacatgagtgttcaatattcccaggtaagaagttttaggttgtagttattataggactatttctctctacgatttgtatttcatatacctttgactattggatgttcttataggcactttagtattgccagtgtaacagtatagcttccgtccctctcctcgctcctacctgggctcgaaccaggaacacatcaacaacagccaccctcgaagcagcgttacccttgcagagcaaggggaacaaccactccaagtctcagagcgagtgacgtttgaaacgctattagcgtgcaccctgctaactagctagccatttcacatcggttacaccagcctattctcgggagttgataggcttgaagtcataaacagcgcaatgcttgaagcattgcgaagagctgctggcataatgcacaaaagtgctgtttgaatgaatgcttacgagcctgctggtgcctaccattgctcagtcagactgctctatcaaatcatagacttaattataacataataacacagagaaatacgagccttaggtcattaatatggtcgaatccggaaactatcatctcgaaaacaaaacgtttattctttcagtgaaatacggaaccgttccgtattttatctaacgagtggcatccataagtctaaatattcctgttacattgcacaaccttcaatgtcatgtcataattacgtaaaattctggcaaattagttcgcaacgagccaggcggcccaaactgttgcatgtACCCTGACTcagcgtgcaatgaacgcaagagaagtgacacaatttcacctggtcaatattgcctgctaacctggatttgttttagctaaatatgcaggtttaaaaaaatgtatacttctgtgtattgattttaagaaaggcattgatgtttatggttaggtaccgtacacgttggagcaacgacagtcctttttcgcgaatgcgcaccgcatcgattatatgcaacgcaggacacgctagataaactagtaatatcatcaaccatgtgtagttaactagtgattatgattgattgattgattgtttttcataagataagtttaatgctagctagcaacttagcttggcttcttactgcattcgcgtaacaggcaggctcctcgtggagtgcaaagTAAGGCAggtgtggttagagcgttggactagttaaccgtaaggttgcaagattgaatccccgagctgacaaggtaaaaatctgtcgttctgcccctgaacaaggcggttaacccaccattcctagccgtcattgaaaataagaatgtgttcttaactgatttgtctagttaaataaaggtgtcaacaacaaaaaaatgccgatttccgattgttatgaaaacttgaaatcggccctaattaatcggccattccgattaatcggtcgacctcaagtatgtacatacagtcactggggacgacgtcctcgatgcacttattgataaagccagtgactgatgtggtgtactcctcaatgccatcggaagaatcccgcaacatgttccagtctgtgatagcaaaacagtcctgtagtttagcatctgcttcatctgaccactttttttatagatcgagtcactggtgcttcctgctttaatttttgcttgtaagcaggaatcaggaggatagagttgtggtcagatttaccaaatggagggcgagggagagctttgtacgcgtctctgtgtgtggagtacaggtgatcatTTAACATGTTAATAGAAATTTGGTTAAACTGATTTAAGTTAACCTatattaaagtctccggccactaggagcgctgcttctgggtgagtggtttcctgtttgcttatttccttatacagctgactgagtgcggtcttagtgccagcatctgtctgtggtggtaaataaacagccacgaaaagtatggctgaaaactctctaggcaagtagtgtggcctgcaatttatcacaatatactctacttcaggcgagcaaaatctagagacttccttagatttcgtgcaccagctgttgtttacaaatatgcacagaccgccccctcTTGCGTCTGACCCTgtgtctctgtcccctctctcagACGGTGGAGAAGTTCTTCAGCAAGGAGATCAAGTACCTGGTGTCTAATAAGAGAGAGGCCAGGTATGTGCATTGTCATGGCCGCGACTCACTTGTCCCAAGCCCTGACTCTGGGCACAGCTCCCCCCACCCTCACCCCCGTCCTGGCAGCCACAGAGACAGCCTCAAAGGAAGTTCCCAGGGCCAGGCAGACATGGTGAGACAACTattcctctctgtgtctgtcactGGTATCTGTATCTCAGTGGGATCATTTTCCATGATATGCTGTATAACTGAAGCTatccatatatatatttatccaTCTCTCCCTATTTCTCTTGACAGGTGGTCATAAGCAGGGGCAAGTCTTTTGTGAAGAGAGTTGTAAAAGAGCAGGTTTGTTAAGATCCTCACTAATGAGTTTGGCAAGCTATTTCCAACCTAATGCTACATGTTACTTTTATTGTTTCCGACTGATAGGCGTCAGGAACTTCAGGAAAGTTTGCACTTTGGATCGAAATGTTTGTTCATACTTCAGGAGATACTTTGGATTTCAGTTCTTTGGTTAATTAAgatgtttatttgtttttaccCTGTAGGTGAGAATACAGGTCAACGAGATCCTATCCAATGCTCTGGAGTGGGGAGTGAAAATCCTGTACattgatggtaacatgtctattCATTTGTTTGATAAGAAATGTTGACATAATGCTTATTATGACAATGATACTTtcatatgtaaaaaaaatattttcttgAATTTCCTTAAATTCCAGATGTAATAGCTTATATGGAAAAGAAGAAAAGGAATGTTAAGTATACTGCTGAAAAGCCAACCGCAACCACATCTGCTGTCAAGAAAAGTGTAAGTCATGTTTCTGGATTTATATTTTGACAGTTATTTCCTGGAATAACATATCACTTACATGAGTCTTGTGTGTTATTCCTTACTAATGTAGGCCAAAGGAGAACCTGCAGGAAATCCAGCCTTCCAGAAGTATAAGGGTAAATAATGTCCTGTTGCATGTGACTCTGTTGTCTGTTTACCGCTTCATCACTGTGTTATTGTTATAGAGAACTTCTAAAACCTTCTACGTATATCATCTCAGTAGATTAAGGTTGATGTTGGTTGTACGATAACACTGGtactcacaggaggttggtggcaccttaattggggaggacgggcttgtggtaatggctggagcagaatcagtggaatggtatcaaatacattttttatttgatttatttaactaggcaagtcagttaagaacaaattcttatttacaatgatggcctaccccggatgacactgggccaattgtgcgccgccctatgggactcccaaacacggccggttgtgatacagcctggactcgaaccagggtctgcagtgacacctctagcactgagatgcagtgccttcgaccgctgcaccactcgggagcccatgtgttggatgccattccatttgctccgtccagccgttattatgagccgtcctcctgtATATCATTATGAGAAGTTATTTGACCCAGACATAGGCACTGTCTCTAATGCTTTGTTCTGTGTTTTGCTCAGGTGGAAGGATCCGTAAACCCTTTGTAAAGGTAGTGGACTCCAGCAGGTGGGTCTATAAAAGAGATGACAGACTCCGATGTCTGTAGTATTGACATATTAAGGCAATTCTTATTGTCATTTTGTTAGTGTTTGAGCATGTAATATAGCATCTATCTTATGTCTCTCTGCCAGACATTACCGTCCAATTTATCTGGCCATGCCGAACATGCCAGAGTTTAACCTAACGTCAGCTCCCCCCTGCAGTCCCTTCTATGTAGAGGACCAGGAACACTCTGGGAAGAGACCTAAAGAGCACGGGTATGGAGTCTCATTCACTAAACGCCTCACCTTTCTTAACCCTTCTTGTTGTGAACATAAAGAAAATCCACCAATTACAGAAGAAGCAGTGTGGCAGTATATTCCCCTGTCTTGGCATTTGTGTTTTACCTGATTCACCAAAACATCCAGATTTTCCTACTGTTGTTGATGGGGATTGCTACAGCAGGAAACGGTTATGTATTGCTTAGCACCCTCCGGGACTAACTGCTAAGTCTTGGTTGCTAGGCAACTATATGTGATTGAACTCTGACCTGGCTATTACTTACTGACCTATAGGTGTCTCAGGAACCGAGGGGTGAGAGTATCAGCCAGTGAGGAGAGGGGGCAGGACCCGGCCAGGAGGAACAGGGAGAAGAAACGTGGAGGCTACTGCGAGTGCTGCACGCTCAAATACAACAACATCAAAGCTGTGAGTTAGAATACATCTGTTTAATGTATGTAAACACAGTTAACACGTGTTTATAACGAGAACCTAATCATGTACAAAAGGCCTTCTGTACTTGATGTAGTGGTAGCAGACGTTGTGGTAATGCTTGACTTGTGTCTGTATTCTGCAGCACCTGCAGAGTGAGCAGCACACGGCCTTCTCCAGAAGTGATGAGTACCTGGTGGTGGACAGGCTCATCACCACACTGCCCTTCAACTTCAGTCACGTCAAAACAACACAAACTCCAACCACAAGGTGCAGTAgtcttacatttttacattttagtcatttagcaggcgttcttatccagagcgacttacagtaagtagtgagtgcatacattttctaaATTCCCCGTGGGAatggaacccacaaccctggcgtttcAAGCACCATGCGCTACCAATTGTCCACACAGGAGCAAAATCTACCCAAATCAAAAGTAAACGCACACATATTGAATGCTGTTCAGTCACATGTTTGTTAGGAAAACAAATGCAATGTTGTGTGGAACATTTTGCAGattgcctgtttttttttttttcatctgtTGTGCTGATCACCACATCTCTAAGTAATTTTTTGTTCCCACAGGTCAAAGTACAGCATAACCTCCCTGTTGTGTGTTCCTGGACCCAGCATACAGAAGGAGGGAGGTGTGGAAACCAAAGAGC includes the following:
- the LOC120047760 gene encoding protein DBF4 homolog A-like → MSIYGNILFYKTTGEYKDILFSSQIILNKMKSRRTQKSTKPRLQDPKLADKGHKSASKSHAKPPCESYPAPKKPFTGKLFYLDLPSNRRAETLENDIKRFGGTVEKFFSKEIKYLVSNKREARYVHCHGRDSLVPSPDSGHSSPHPHPRPGSHRDSLKGSSQGQADMVVISRGKSFVKRVVKEQVRIQVNEILSNALEWGVKILYIDDVIAYMEKKKRNVKYTAEKPTATTSAVKKSAKGEPAGNPAFQKYKGGRIRKPFVKVVDSSRHYRPIYLAMPNMPEFNLTSAPPCSPFYVEDQEHSGKRPKEHGCLRNRGVRVSASEERGQDPARRNREKKRGGYCECCTLKYNNIKAHLQSEQHTAFSRSDEYLVVDRLITTLPFNFSHVKTTQTPTTRSKYSITSLLCVPGPSIQKEGGVETKELKGGLMSLWSTTVEHPLSQSVEKPLEQPRKCSRGAPVPHSTHEGEKRCSYVSDRPQPKHRSLSCKHCCRQGSPRKHPQRAGLSQTPVSNAEIDPSTHDSVANPRLSHQGQRTHTDKDGHSSFSHTEDLQCGDPAGRVNVDSSQHEVAGPSEHHKLRALEESELSHDTLAGDTLPGNTVGVSELEAGDTETHTPPPARTLQRRVRDYRRKRRKVEKQQTAQEQEKPSNVPSSSLLNLWQLFHSSEDMECEFRGFPSCSTPVST